A stretch of the Hippoglossus hippoglossus isolate fHipHip1 chromosome 1, fHipHip1.pri, whole genome shotgun sequence genome encodes the following:
- the asah1b gene encoding N-acylsphingosine amidohydrolase (acid ceramidase) 1b isoform X1 yields the protein MSPCVFLLSVTFLSVAAAQFVPPFTEDCRSDMYPPNGPTFRGPVSWYTVDLDLPPGKRWSALIADKKNDLVTMMQAIKDLANAFMPSGRLVELVDVTLPLMAKTLPKPFGEEMKGIADVSGIPLGEVVLFNIFYEVFTVCTSVVAEDDKGNLIHARNLDFGLFMGWDVKNKSWIISEKLKPLVVNLDFKRNNKTVFKSTNFAGYVGMLTGIKPQTFTLTMNERFSLDGGYIGILEWVLGQRDGMWMSFLTRSVLENANSYEEAKTRLATTKLLAPAYFILGGNQTGQGCIITRSRELNIDLLELDLKQDRWYVLETNYDHWEEPLFLDDRRTPAMKCMNQITQKNISSKTIYDVLSTKPVLNKLTTYTTLMQVSKGSLESYIRDCPNPCMPW from the exons ATGTCTCcgtgtgttttcctgctttctGTGACTTTCCTCTCAGTCGCTGCGGCTCAGTTTGTTCCTCCG TTCACTGAGGACTGCCGCTCCGACATGTATCCGCCCAACGGACCCAC GTTCAGGGGACCGGTCAGCTGGTACACAGTGGACCTCGACTTGCCCCCCGGCAAGAGGTGGAGCGCTCTGATCGCCGACAAGAAAAATGAT ctGGTGACCATGATGCAGGCCATCAAAGACCTGGCTAATGCCTTCATGCCCAGTGGAAGACTGGTCGAGCTGGTCGACGTCACACTG CCTTTGATGGCGAAGACTCTCCCAAAGCCGTTCGGTGAGGAGATGAAAGGAATTGCTGATGTTTCGGGGATTCCTCTtg GTGAGGTCGTCTTGTTCAACATCTTTTACGAGGTGTTCACCGTGTGCACATCAGTCGTCGCCGAAGATGATAAAG GTAACCTCATTCATGCCAGAAATCTGGATTTTGGATTATTTATGGG ctgggatgtGAAGAACAAGTCGTGGATCATTAGCGAGAAGCTGAAGCCTCTGGTGGTGAACCTCGATTTCAAGAGAAACAACAAGACCGTCTTCAAATCCACAAACTTCGCTGGATACGTCGGCATGTTGACCGGCATCAAACCG CAAACATTCACTCTGACTATGAATGAACGCTTCAGCCTTGATGGAGGATACATCG GAATCCTGGAGTGGGTCCTGGGCCAGAGAGACGGGATGTGGATGAGTTTTCTCACTCGCTCTGTGCTCGAAAACGCAAACAG CTATGAGGAGGCCAAAACCCGCCTGGCTACGACAAAGCTGCTCGCTCCTGCCTACTTCATCCTCGGGGGAAACCAGACGGGGCAGGGCTGCATCATCACCCGCTCCAGAGAGCTCAATATCGACTTGTTGGA GCTCGACCTGAAGCAGGACCGGTGGTATGTCCTGGAGACAAACTACGACCACTGGGAGGAGCCTCTGTTCCTGGACGATCGCAGGACCCCCGCCATGAAGTGCATGAACCAGATCACACAGAAG AACATCTCTTCAAAGACCATCTACGACGTTCTCTCCACCAAACCTGTGTTAAATAAG TTGACCACTTACACGACACTGATGCAAGTGTCTAAAGGGAGCCTGGAGTCGTACATCCGGGACTGCCCCAACCCCTGCATGCCCTGGTGA
- the asah1b gene encoding N-acylsphingosine amidohydrolase (acid ceramidase) 1b isoform X2 translates to MSPCVFLLSVTFLSVAAAQFVPPFTEDCRSDMYPPNGPTFRGPVSWYTVDLDLPPGKRWSALIADKKNDLVTMMQAIKDLANAFMPSGRLVELVDVTLPLMAKTLPKPFGEEMKGIADVSGIPLGEVVLFNIFYEVFTVCTSVVAEDDKGNLIHARNLDFGLFMGWDVKNKSWIISEKLKPLVVNLDFKRNNKTVFKSTNFAGYVGMLTGIKPQTFTLTMNERFSLDGGYIGILEWVLGQRDGMWMSFLTRSVLENANRYYFLILLPGKIKCKYSKLLRKPEWCRSMSCLCPPQKINVSSVPSAMRRPKPAWLRQSCSLLPTSSSGETRRGRAASSPAPESSISTCWSST, encoded by the exons ATGTCTCcgtgtgttttcctgctttctGTGACTTTCCTCTCAGTCGCTGCGGCTCAGTTTGTTCCTCCG TTCACTGAGGACTGCCGCTCCGACATGTATCCGCCCAACGGACCCAC GTTCAGGGGACCGGTCAGCTGGTACACAGTGGACCTCGACTTGCCCCCCGGCAAGAGGTGGAGCGCTCTGATCGCCGACAAGAAAAATGAT ctGGTGACCATGATGCAGGCCATCAAAGACCTGGCTAATGCCTTCATGCCCAGTGGAAGACTGGTCGAGCTGGTCGACGTCACACTG CCTTTGATGGCGAAGACTCTCCCAAAGCCGTTCGGTGAGGAGATGAAAGGAATTGCTGATGTTTCGGGGATTCCTCTtg GTGAGGTCGTCTTGTTCAACATCTTTTACGAGGTGTTCACCGTGTGCACATCAGTCGTCGCCGAAGATGATAAAG GTAACCTCATTCATGCCAGAAATCTGGATTTTGGATTATTTATGGG ctgggatgtGAAGAACAAGTCGTGGATCATTAGCGAGAAGCTGAAGCCTCTGGTGGTGAACCTCGATTTCAAGAGAAACAACAAGACCGTCTTCAAATCCACAAACTTCGCTGGATACGTCGGCATGTTGACCGGCATCAAACCG CAAACATTCACTCTGACTATGAATGAACGCTTCAGCCTTGATGGAGGATACATCG GAATCCTGGAGTGGGTCCTGGGCCAGAGAGACGGGATGTGGATGAGTTTTCTCACTCGCTCTGTGCTCGAAAACGCAAACAGGTATTATTTTCTGATACTTTTACCTGGAAAAATCAAATGCAAATACTCAAAGTTATTAAGAAAA CCCGAATGGTGTCGCTCCATGTCATGTCTCtgtcccccccaaaaaataaatgtctcttcTGTCCCCTCAGCTATGAGGAGGCCAAAACCCGCCTGGCTACGACAAAGCTGCTCGCTCCTGCCTACTTCATCCTCGGGGGAAACCAGACGGGGCAGGGCTGCATCATCACCCGCTCCAGAGAGCTCAATATCGACTTGTTGGA GCTCGACCTGA